The Arthrobacter oryzae DNA window CCTTTGGTTCCAGCGGCTTCAGGGTGTGGGGCACGTTGAGGGCTTCCAGCACCATGGCTGCGATGGTGTGGTGGCCCAGCGGAGAGAAATGGAGGCGGTCGGGATCCCACATGTGCGGAGCCGCCAACTGGCGCAGGGTCCAAAGGTCGGCCACCACGCCGTCGTGCCGGGCCGCTATGGTGCGCAGGTTTTCGTTGAAGATGGCCACCTTGCCGCGGATACGGCCGAATACCGGGGTGCCTCCCCAATCCGGGCCGGTGAAGAGCACCACCGTTGCTCCGGTGGCGCTGAGGAGCCCGATGACCGGGTCCAGCCTCTCTGCGAGCTTGTCGGGATCACTTCCGCGAAAGACGATGTCATTGCCGCCTGCGGACAGCGTGACCAGGTCCGGCTTGAGTCCAAGGGCCGGTCCCAGCTGGTCATCCACGATCTGGTGGAGCAGGCGGCCCCTGACCGCCAGGTTGGCGTAGGCGAAGTCCTGGTGGCCCAGGCTCAGTTCTTCCGCAACCCGGTCTGCCCAGCCACGGACGCCGCCGGGGCTTCGCGGTTCCGGATCGCCATACCCCTCGGTGAAGG harbors:
- a CDS encoding SGNH/GDSL hydrolase family protein, with the translated sequence MSTFSIPGPARTPSAASTPAPHPWNRYVALGDSFTEGYGDPEPRSPGGVRGWADRVAEELSLGHQDFAYANLAVRGRLLHQIVDDQLGPALGLKPDLVTLSAGGNDIVFRGSDPDKLAERLDPVIGLLSATGATVVLFTGPDWGGTPVFGRIRGKVAIFNENLRTIAARHDGVVADLWTLRQLAAPHMWDPDRLHFSPLGHHTIAAMVLEALNVPHTLKPLEPKVLPTSSWRQARSSDLVWAKDYLFPWVVRQVRQRPANLGLKAKRPEPGPVFGPGLAHGPLAAGSKGGGPFPTGPMTAVKP